The proteins below are encoded in one region of Antennarius striatus isolate MH-2024 chromosome 7, ASM4005453v1, whole genome shotgun sequence:
- the LOC137599458 gene encoding long-chain-fatty-acid--CoA ligase ACSBG2-like: MTTPCCVHVENIAVLEDEICLSTPHPTPSTSLSDAEEEFTIVPATPKPSPSTSLSDAEAELTIVPATQPSPSTSLSDAEAELTIVPATQPSPSTSLSDAEAELTTVPATPKPSPSTSLSDAEAELTIAAAQPSVLTTLKDGEVELRIGDSETSAEKPLTIHDMFMLSLERYGDQPALSLKVERKWTDVDYREYYLICRQAARSFLKLGLQRFHGVCILGYNSPEWFIANIGAILAGGCAVGIYTTNSAEACQYVAEHCEANIIVVENKRQLHKILQVEDQLPHLKAIIYYRGEVKEKRSNLYTWAEFLLLGRDEPEEPLDAIISSQKPNQCCTLIYTSGTTGQPKGVMLSHDNITWTALSISRHANLKEPPQAQEVVVSYLPLSHIAAQMIDIWIIMKVGGKTCFAQPDALKGSLVNTMKEVNPTAFMGVPRVWEKMQEKMRNVGEQSPMILRRVAAWAKRVGLEANLTRMNPNGEAGRKPISFHLAKFLVFKKIRKALGLERSRLCFTSAAPISKDTLEFFLSLNIPLYEIYGMSESTGPHTVSLPGIFKLTSCGKEIPGCKTKLHNPDENGIGEICLWGRHVFMGYLNMPEKTEETLDAEGWLHSGDLGKHDNDGFIYITGRIKEMIITAGGENVPPVPIEDAVKEALPLISNAMLVGDNRKFLSLLITLKTQVNTETGDPEDELTPEALEICRKLGSNATRVSQIIGGRDKFIHDAITVGIKQVNEKATSNAQKVQRWVILAEDFSISRGELGPTMKLKRSVVLENYKDLIDKLYLEP; the protein is encoded by the exons TGCCAGCAACACAACCTTCTCCGTCAACATCTCTGAGTGATGCAGAGGCAGAGTTAACAATtg TGCCAGCAACACAACCTTCTCCGTCAACATCTCTGAGTGATGCAGAGGCAGAGTTAACAACtg TGCCAGCAACACCAAAACCTTCTCCTTCAACATCTCTGAGTGATGCAGAGGCAGAGTTAACAATtg cagcagcacaacCTTCTGTATTAACAACTCTGAAGGATGGAGAAGTAGAGTTAAGAATTGGGGATTCGGAGACGTCTGCTGAAAAACCTCTTACCATTCATGATATGTTTATGTTGTCCCTGGAGCGCTACGGCGACCAACCAGCTCTCAGTCTTAAAGTAGAAAGGAAATGGACAGACGTGGACTATAGGGAATACTACCTGATCTGTCGCCAGGCTGCCAGGAGCTTCCTGAAG CTCGGCTTGCAGCGGTTCCACGGTGTCTGCATCCTGGGCTACAACTCTCCCGAGTGGTTCATCGCCAACATTGGAGCCATCCTGGCGGG TGGGTGTGCAGTGGGGATATATACCACCAACTCTGCTGAAGCCTGCCAGTATGTAGCAGAACACTGCGAAGCCAACATCATTGTGGTGGAGAACAAGAGACAGCTGCACAAGATCCTTCAG gTTGAAGACCAGCTACCACACTTAAAAGCAATAATCTACTACAGAGGCGAAGtgaaggagaagagatcaaatcTATACACA TGGGCCGAGTTCTTGTTGCTCGGACGTGATGAGCCTGAAGAACCCCTTGATGCTATCATCTCCAGTCAGAAGCCCAACCAATGCTGCACGCTCATCTATACCTCAGGAACCACAGGACAGCCCAAAGGAGTCATGCTCAGCCATGATAAC aTAACCTGGACTGCACTATCTATCAGCCGCCACGCGAATCTGAAGGAACCCCCTCAAGCTCAGGAGGTGGTGGTCAGCTACCTGCCACTCAGCCATATCGCCGCACAGATGATCGACATCTGGATCATCATGAAAGTCGGAGGGAAGACGTGCTTCGCTCAGCCAGACGCACTGAAG GGCTCTCTAGTAAACACCATGAAGGAGGTGAACCCCACAGCCTTCATGGGCGTCCCCCGTGTCTGGGAGAAGATGCAGGAAAAGATGAGAAATGTCGGAGAGCAGTCTCCAATGATACTCAGGAGGGTGGCTGCCTGGGCCAAAAGAGTTGGTCTGGAGGCAAATCTGACCAGGATGAATCC GAACGGAGAAGCTGGCCGAAAACCAATCAGCTTTCACTTAGCCAAATTCCTTGTGTTCAAAAAGATTCGTAAGGCTCTCGGTCTCGAGCGTTCCAGATTGTGTTTCACTAGCGCCGCTCCCATCAGCAAAGACACACTTGAGTTCTTCCTCAGCCTTAATATTCCTCTGTATGAAATCTATGGAATGAGCGAGAGCACCGGCCCTCACACCGTCTCCCTTCCTGGAATCTTCAAGCTCACCAG TTGTGGTAAAGAAATTCCTGGGTGCAAGACGAAGTTACACAACCCAGACGAAAATGGAATTGGTGAGATCTGTTTATGGGGCCGTCACGTCTTCATGGGTTACCTCAACATGCCCGAAAAGACCGAGGAGACTCTGGATGCAGAGGGATGGCTGCACTCTGGTGACCTGGGCAAACACGACAATGATGGATTCATTTACATCACTGGAAGAATTAAAG AGATGATCATCACCGCAGGAGGAGAGAATGTTCCTCCTGTTCCTATTGAGGATGCAGTGAAGGAGGCCCTGCCGCTCATCAGCAATGCCATGCTGGTTGGAGACAATAGGAAGTTTCTATCACTGCTGATAACCCTCAAG ACTCAGGTAAACACAGAGACAGGCGACCCTGAGGATGAGCTGACTCCAGAAGCTCTAGAGATCTGTCGGAAGTTAGGCAGCAATGCCACACGAGTCTCACAAATCATAGGAGGTCGAGATAAATTTATCCACGATGCCATTACGGTCGGAATCAAACAAGTTAACGAGAAGGCAACCTCCAATGCACAAAAAGTTCAGAGGTGGGTGATTCTCGCTGAGGATTTCTCCATCTCTAGAGGAGAACTGG GTCCTACCATGAAGCTAAAAAGGTCAGTGGTGTTGGAGAATTACAAGGACCTGATTGACAAGCTTTATTTGGAACCATAA